Proteins encoded by one window of Arachis ipaensis cultivar K30076 chromosome B04, Araip1.1, whole genome shotgun sequence:
- the LOC107637662 gene encoding uncharacterized protein LOC107637662, with amino-acid sequence MAPNRSWMSRRQDCTGYLSEKFKKGVVEFIDFVERNPTDIDSLGHILCPCTKCKNRLKDKIFWVEKHLCDRGFMEGYINWTAHGKERWVEQDATNVTQEHEEENTNPYVDMVIDAVGDNLNVVEGLEEDPNPSALKYMMMFIRKKVENMFLKYPRKLLTHMERQYHKNMEKI; translated from the exons ATGGCGCCCAATAGAAGTTGGATGTCACGAAGGCAAGATTGCACTGGTTATCTAAGCGAGAAATTTAAGAAAGGTGTTGTGGAATTCATAGATTTTGTAGAAAGAAATCCGACAGACATTGATAGTTTAGGTCACATTCTTTGTCCATGCACAAAATGTAAGAACAGGCTTAAGGATAAAATATTCTGGGTCGAAAAGCATTTATGTGATCGTGGGTTTATGGAGGGTTATATAAACTGGACTGCTCATGGTAAGGAAAGATGGGTTGAACAGGACGCAACAAATGTTACCCAAGAACATGAAGAGGAGAATACAAATCCATATGTAGACATGGTTATTGATGCTGTAGGTGATAACTTAAACGTAGTGGAAGGTTTAGAAGAGGATCCGAATCCATCCGCGTTGAAGTATATGATGATGTTCATAAGAAAAAAAGTGGAGAATATGTTTCTGAAGTATCCAAGAAAATTATT GACTCATATGGAgaggcaatatcacaaaaatatggagaagatttAA